In Taeniopygia guttata chromosome 14, bTaeGut7.mat, whole genome shotgun sequence, the genomic window TCATGGCAAAAAATGAGCAGGAATTTTTCACTCCTCTGTGCACAGCCAGGCTTCCTGTAGCTTAAAGAGCTGGAGGTTGttctgcccagcacagcactcagAGTTAACCAAACCCAGTCCCAGCATCTTAATCTGGCAATTGAAAGATAAACTAAACAAAGACCAGGGCTGCTCAAAGCCCTATTGAGCAAGAGAAAGGATTCTTATAAACCATTTGCATGGTGTAAAGCAGACACAAAGGGAATCTAGCATGGCATTTCTGTCTGAACAGCCACTGCTCCTTGAGTCAAACCAAGGGCTACATCCATTTTCAGAGACAAAACTAACAGGGTTCATAGCTACAGATTCTCCTGTTTTCCCTCTATACTCTCTTGTTTTCACAGCCCTCTCCTGCCACCATGCCCAGTGCTTGATGCCCTGAGAAACCAAACAGCATCTGAAGAGAGACCAACCAACATCATCAGCTGGGAGACATAAAGACCAACAAAGTAAAGAGGAGAGTGATGTGGGGGACATCTGGAAAATAGCAGTTTATCATAAATACAGGTCAGCAAGGTGTGCAGTTTATTCCAGACTCTCCAGAAAGCCACACAGTGGAAAGCTGCCTCCCagtttcttccctttttccacaAGACCATGGTGAACTCGCTTATCCAGCAGCTCAGTGATCTTTTCTGCCATGGGATTGCACTGACATGTTCCACCAAGAGTATCTGTGTCTGCCAAAAGCAGCAAGGTGTCTCCATGCCAGCAAACTCCTCCTGCCTGATCAGACCTGGAGATTTCTTGACTAAGTAATTGATTTTTCCAGTGCTTGTTCAGAGCACAGAGGTAAGCAGGGATTTTGTGTgtagggggggtgggggtgggggggtgtaTTCACAGACCTAACTGGGAATCTTGCTGTCAACATCTGTTTTGAGAAAGGTCATTTTTAGAAACAGCATGAAATTAGGCTCTTCAGGCTCATGTCAGAAATTTGGGTGCATTATTTAAGCAACAACCTCTGGATTTTGTCCCCACTAAGAGCACTGCACTTTGAACAAGCTGATGACATGGGATCTGGTAATTACAGGTGGCTCCTCCCTGTGCAGGGAGGCCTGGATGTCCCCAGCAttgtccctgccctctgcccaTGAACTCGTGCTGGACAGTGCCTGCAAGCAGCTGCTGAGAGTGGCTGTGCCTGAGGCAAGGGATcagcacagagctcatcctTCAGTCCTTGGGGCTCAGTTCTTCTCCAGGATTCTGGTGAGGAGTTCATTCAGCCGGTTCACCATTGGCCTGGGATCCTCATTCAGTCCTGCTGCAATCATGGCATTCTCataaatctgaaaaagaaagcaCTAAATAAGCACCAAAGCAACCTGCTTGAGGGAGGAAGGGAATGTCCCTCCCAGGACCTGCATGCTGAAACCAAGAATGTCTTCTAGAGCACCTGCTAGGACAACATCAAGCACAAGTCCCAGAAATACCCAGGGACCAAGAAGGATGTGACTCCTGCCCACTGTAATGGTTCACCCTGTTCCCTGCCATGCATGGGCTGCAAGCTGGCTCTGGGAAGGATGGTGCTGCTTCTGGAGAGGGTCTGGCTCTCACCTGGTCGAGCAACATCTGAGCCAGATCAGGCTGGCTGTCCTTCAGCTCGCTGAGCTTCTTAATCAGAGCATGCCTGTAAGAGAGAGATCAACACTGAGACTTGCTGATTTAGGACACAGTGAGAAATTTATTTCCAGAATGAGCAGCTAAATCACAGTGGATCACCAAAGTCAATTTCCTTGCTTCTGTTCTGGGGGCTTTTCTCTTCCATCTGTCCCTACAACCGCCATGGTCCCCAAAGGGCTGCATACTGTGTGGGGGGGCTCACGTTGAAGGTGCTTCACAGATTAAGGTTCTGTGGCACTGACTGCACTTAATGGGGAGGACTCTGCTAATTGGTAGCCTTACACTGCCTCCACTTCCGAGaggctgctgtgtcccaggccTAGTGCTGGTGCTGTCCCTCCTTACCCTGTGTTGATCTCCAGggtgggctgcaggagctgggctcgCTCCTCCTGGGTCTTGGCCAGCTGCTGCATGCGCAGGAAGTGGCGGGCAGCGCCCATCTCCAGCACGGTGATCATGGCAGGGTGGGTGTCCAGCCGCGTGGTCACCTGTGCGCAAGCACCAGTCAGGGCTGCCATGGACAATGCATGTCCAGCATGCAAAAACATCACCCGAGGCTTGCAAGATCCCAATCCTGCCTTGCCTCAAATGATAGAGGCCTGCAGTAAAATTGGCAGCCCTCAACACATAGCTACCATTCAAGCAAATACTCTGGGAGAGAGACTTGAAAAAGCTTTCACAGATCAAGCATAAGTGAAGGATGACAAACTTGCAAAAACCCTCGATGCCCTCAACTCAACACTTCAGCAGAACAATAAGGCATTGTAAAATGAGACTTCCAAAAGATTATTATCCATGTGGAAAGCCTGCATATGTGAGGAAAGCCTGAGGACTTGGAGTCTCCTCAGGACAGATCCACACCAAGCCTCCACATGAATCATTCCCATCCCACAGGACACTGCCTAAACCAGCAGGAAAGATGGGGGCCCAAATGGCCCCACAGTCCACAGGcagtgggctgcagctggaccCAAAGCATTCCTTGCCAATACACCTCTCTAGTCCACAAGCAAGAAAAGTCCCCAGCCTTTCTGGTAACCTGAGCATTGACTGCAATATGGGCTTTGCTCAATACACATTGAGATGTGGTTCTTCTGCTGCTACCCTGACCATTCAATGACAAATGCCAGCATCCACACCATTTACACACAGGAGGCACAGAGAAAAATGTCTTCCCACAGGGTccaaagaaaaatctgtggCAGCAGATCCCCAACTACCTGTCATCCTTTTTCCCTAGATTGTTACCTCTGTGGATCTCATATACTCAGTTACCCAGACACAGAATACCCACCTTCACTCCAGTGACTCGAGACCCTAAGGCATTCCTCATCCAGGCCATCAGATCCTCAGCCTCCTTCTCTGTCAGACGTtctccagctggcagggaaaGAGGGCCCATCTGAGTGTGCATCTATAGCGTGCAGTGGACAATGAGCTGAGTTTCCACACTTCCATTTATCAGTTCTCTTGTGGGAGTGGGAATGCAGCTCCACTCAGCACACACCTACATATCCTCATCCCAGAGCATGCCATACCTGTACCTGAGGTACATGCCATACATGAACCTGAGGGCAGGCTCATGCCTTGCCAGGGGCTGCCTCCCTCTGTCTGGGCACCAGATGTATGCATGGGGTTGAAATAAAACCATGGCAACTCCACACATGACATTCCATTTAACTTTGACCATGTGAGATGAAAGCAGTCTCCAAAAACTCTAAGCTGCCTCAGACCTTGAGAGTGGAAGCCATGAGAATGGTGGAAGGCTCTTGCTTGggagcagcaagagcagaggaggaaggtgTCTCCTCACTGACTGCTCAGGGTAGCAGGACAGTGTGCAGCACGAGGGGACAGGGGAGTCTCATGGTACCTGGGCGGCTCTCCTCAAACTTCTCTTCTTTATAGTGATCAACAACAATGTCTGTCTCCACAGAGATCAGCTTCTTCTTGTCAAACTCCCGGAGGTGCAAGAGTGTCAGCTCATCAAACTGCTCATAGCAGAACAGCACCTGTGCCAACAAAAGGACAGTAACACATTGTTTGGGATGTAACAGCATTCCCTCCTTCCCAAGGCAGCTCCGTACCAAACAGCAGGAACATCACACAGGAAATTCACAGGCGTTTCAACCTCAACCCCACAGTGACTGTCACTCAGGGCCTGACAGGAAAGCCAGCCCTTGGAGGGATTTGTTACCATGGGTGGCAGGTCTGCAAGTGAAAAAGtcgggctgcccagggaaaatGAGAACCAGCACTAACTCCAGTCCTGAGAGGGCCACCTGCCCACAGAGGACAACTGCAACACAATtacagccctgcacagcagctcccatgCTCCTGCTGTGGGATCCAGCAAAGGCAGGAAACAGATATAAGAACCAAGTGTCTGTACAAGTactaaatcacagaatatgctgagttgtAGGGGTCCCATCAGGATCCTTGTCCCAACTCTTGTCCCTGTGCAGCACACCCCAGCAATCAGTGTCTGAGagtattgtccaaatgcttcttgaactcagaCAGGTGTGATGCTGTGAgaacttccctggggagcctgtcccagtgcctaACATCTCTGGATGAAAACTTTCTCCTGATACCCTACCTAAACCtaccagctcagctccagccattccctcgGGTCCTGCACACCAGGACATGTGAGTGAAGGTCATGAGAGTGACGAGCTCGACACCTGTCCCTCTGCTGCCCCTTGTGAGGATGTTGAAGACCACggtgaggtctcccctcagtctccttttctcaagttgaacagaccaagtgcccCCAGCCACTCCTGATATGGCTTCTCCTCCATGCCCTTCACCATTCTCACGGCCCTCCTTTGGATACTCCTAACAgctgaatggattttttttagcGTGGTTAAGAGTGTTTGACAGGTTCCTCCTGGCCTTGTACCACAGTctgagcagaggcagagagggCCAGGCAaaggcactgtgctggcagggctctATCACAGGCCTCattgtgctgctcagctctgagaGCCAGCCCTGAGAGCCAGCCCCAaccactgctgcagcagctcaaggTGCTCCCCTGGCTGTGGCACCACTGCTCACCcacctccatgtccttcttcttcatggcCTCGAAGTAGGGCGAGTGCTCGGCCAGGTGCCGGTTGGGCGCACACAGGTAGTAGATGTTCCTGCTGCCGGCCTTCATGCGCGAGCTGTAGTCGGTCAGGCTGGTCAGCTgccccgcgggcagcgccgACGACTCGTAGCGCAGCAGCTTTGCTATGTCCTCCTGCGAGAAACGTGCTCCTGTGAGCTCAGCTGGGTCACTGAGCTCCACCCgacccctcccagccccaaggATTCCTGTGCCTCTTGGCAGCCCTACAAAAAGGCTCAGGGGATTCCAAACCCTCCTTTCCTGCTCCAGATATTAAAGAGGCAGAAAAGTGACCTACAGAGGATGTAGGTCAAGCTCTCCTGGAAATGGCAATTAGGCAGAAGACAACAGGAGGGGAAGGCCCATCTTTATGGCCTGCTGTAGTTGACATTGCACCAGGGAGGGCTGACAACAGTGTGGGTACAGAGACTCTGCAGGGTCTCAAAATAAATAGGAAGCAGCACCAGTCAGAAAGAGTGAAAGTTTAGGCACTAGAGAATCCATAGGTCTAGGAACACAAGTTATGGGCATGCAAGTTCCATGGGAAGTATCAGTCTACCTCATCCCCATGGTAATCTCTCCCATCAGCTGTAGTGTTTCAAGACTTGTACCTTGACATCCTGCTCTGCTATTGTGACAATCCCCTCTCTCATGAATACCCCATACTCCTCAAAGAATTTGGCATATTTCTCAGGGTCCTTCTTGCTCTGGTCAATGAAGAACTTGATCAACCTCTTCTGCAAAACATCACGGAGCTTCCTGCAGGAGGAACAAGCCTTTTTAAAGACAGCTGCTAGAGCCAGACAAGACGTTTTAGGTAAATGTCTCTCTGTGCAGGGTTGTAGTGAGTCCACTGTCCCCTCTTCCTCATGGCTTTACATCTTTTCCTTGTATGTCAGTCCAGAGATACTCTCACTTACCTGATCAGGGCACTCTCCTGCAGAAGCTCCCTGCTGAGATTCAGGGGTATATCCTCACTGTCCACAACACCTGGAACACAAAGCAACCCTTAACAGTGATGCAAACACAAGTGCCAGGTTCAGAAGGGCAGCCTCATCCCTGTGAAAGCCATCATCCACAACCTGCTATTCCTGGTCCCACACACACCTCTAATGAAGCGCAGCCACTTAGGCAGGATGTCTGCAGCTTTGGTTTGGATGAGGATTTTGCGGCTGTAGAGGGCAACGCTGGAGCCCATTTCCCTGCTGATGTCAAACATGGATGGCTTCTGCAGGAAAAGAGACAGGAGGTAACACCAGCAATGTGCAGGGTGCCCACATCACACTGTGGTCTTCCCTACAATGCTAAACCCAGTAAGAGCAGAAATACCAGCTCTCTTCCTTAGGGACCTACCTCAGCCAtcccccctgctcctgccatggcTCAGTATCCCAACTACCCTGTGGCACCCAGCCCACTCCAGAGATGCCACACTGGATATTCTCCCTGCAGCCGTATCTGCCTCCTTTCCCTAAGGAGCTCTCCCATTCTCCCCTTTCAGAGCAGCTGGGCAGAAGTCCCacattcccagcacagcacacgTACTTGCTCGGGCACGTAGAAGATGCTGCGGATGTTGAGGGGAGCGTCGGTCTTGTAGTGCAGGACATAGCGGGGCTTGTCGTAAGCCTGCGCTATGAAGCGGTAAAACTCCTCGTGCTGCCACTCACCGATGTCCTTGGGGTCCAGCATCCACAGAgcctgtgcaggagcagggagaacaGTTCCCATCAGCTCTGTGGCCTCCAGGACGCCAGAGCAGGGAAACAGAACCTTTCAAACAGACTCTTCTGCACACTGTGGGAGCGAGATGTGGCTCAGGCACATTATCAATGAACAAACTACTGCTCCTCATCTGGCCTTGGGCCACTCCTCAGAGGTAACTCTTGTCCTGCAACATACATAGGGCAGTTTTGTTTAGTCCAACCCAAAAGGGATTTGGCTAACCTCCTTTGCCTCGCACTTGCCAATGGCCATCCTGGGCAGATCCCACACTCAACTGACTGGCAGTACTGGTCAAGTTCTCAAGGCCTAACcagcaaaggaaaagcaaaagtttAAGTCAGCCTTTTGCAACTGACTTGCCTCTCTGATGGAGGTCACTGTCTCAGCTAAGAGCTTGtgaagcagctcctgcactgtTTTCTGCTGATTTGTTCAGCATCTTAGGAGCTGCTTTGTGAACCACTGAAGGGTCACTGCTCCAGCACTGTTTCCCACATGAACACATGCACTAAAGCCATGAGCTCTAGCttccacctgctgctgctctaacCCCCCAGTGCTTTCTGAAGCACTCAGCCCATGCTCACAGTATGTCTCAGTTTCCAGTATCTCAGCAAAAGACTCACACCTAGCAAAGATGTGGGACTCAATGCAGAACTGTGTGTTTCCAGCTGGGTGAAGCCCATCTCAGCCACTGCCTCTCTTTGCCACTCAAGCCCAGATGAGTGACAGGAGTGATTTCTGGGGACACCACCAACATCCAGCCCACCCTCAGAGCCTAAGGATTCCTGGTCTCTGGCAGCCCTGAAATCCTCAAGGATTCCTCTGCCTCAGAGCTTTGTTCCATAAGTGGCTTCCCCTCATTTCCAGCACACACAATGGTGCTGGAGGATTTGCAGGATCACAGGTAGGATTATGGACTCACTGGGAGCTAAGGTGTTCTACAGTAGCTGTGTTAGGGAAAGTGCTGCATTCTCAGGGGCTCACTTGCAGCTAACAGTTATCCCAGTGAGACCAGAGAAGCCCCCAGCTCCATGCTGTGAGCATTCAGGAGCTCATTGAGGAGAAACCCCACCAGGGAACCAACTGTGGCTCTGTTTGCAGTGAACTCATGCTGATGTGTGGAAAAACACAAAGCCAAGATTCTGGATAAAGAAGAGGCATGAAATGGGAGCATAATGAGAATCAAGCTGTTGCTGTAACCCAAGGGAAAACAGACTTTCTGATAAGAAGATAAAAGTCCATGACTCTATTAAGGGCATTTCACCCCTTGCTCTACTACTGCTCTTCTCCAGGGAGCCTGTTCTATTGATTGTCAGGCAGAGAGAGCAAACAGCTGTCTAAAGctatttctggttttgtaatTTAAGGGGCACAGCTAGAAAGCCTTTGGAACAGAAACACTATTATACAGTAATCCAAATAAATAATCAGTGACTAATAACACCAATTACAGAATCTTAGATAAATTAACATagtaaaatgtttaaatacaGTCTTGAAAGTCTGTGCAGTCAGTGCCACATTCcaggaaacaaaaaagccaCACACATGCTCTCTATCTGCTCTCTTAGGTGAGAAAGCTTTAAACAATCAGCAGAGGAGATGCTGGAGGAAAATGATTAAtagatttctgttttaaaggTAATTAATTTCTCCCAAGTGATGCCTGCAATTGGGCCAAGAACATCTAAGCAAAATGGATCTGGCTACAGTATAATGCCAATGGTCAGAAAGTGCCAGCATCAAGCAGAGCTCAGCTAGAAGCTGGGAATAAATCAGGCtgtgggctgagctgctgaaaaACCCCAACCACCCCCTGGCAGTGGCTATTCCATGTAAAGGACAGAAAAACTGCAGTGAGAGGTGTCAGCACACCAGCAATATGAGCAATCCCTACAGCACCAACATGTCACATGGCTTGAACAGAATAAGCATTATAAAGCACTGAAATAGTAATTCAGGATAAGGGATACAGATCTTGCTGATCTCCAAGACTTCCACAATAAATACAAAGAAGCTGTTGCAGGTATGACTTCAGCTGGATTGTCTTTTGTTCTAATCACTGATCACTGCAAGGTCTGTGAAATCCTGGACAATCCTCCCAATttccagggacagcagcagctttatGCTGTTTCGTGTCTCCAGTGGAGCATTACATTGGTTCATCCCCATGAGTGATCTGGCTGTGGCCTCCACCTCACCTGTAGTGTGTTAATTCTTCTCCCATTGAGGTACAGGGGGAAGCTGATGAAGTTGCTGTATTTTGTCACCACCTCTGGAATGGAAAGAAGACACAGAAGGGTCACCTTAGTGGAAACAACACAGCAGGAATTCCCTCAGTAAAAGCAGGTGAAAGGAgctgagaagaggaaaaaacctgTAAATTCACCTCCCATCTGTGGGCACCAACAGACTTCACAGAGCCCCAGGGGTAACAGCATTCCCCTCCTCTACTCACCCTTGACTCGGTCTTCATTTGCAAACTCTTTGCAGTCTTCTTTGAGGTGTATAATAATTTTAGTCCCAGCTCTGACCCCAGATGCTTCTGCAATCTCAAACATCCCTGAACTAGGATTAGAAACAAATGCTGTGTCAGTTTGTGCCTCAGATACACTCATGATAGCACAGAGAAATTGTTCAATTGCATGCACAACACTGCAAGGCCAAgaggaaagagcaaaaaaatCTTGAATGGCTGAACACTCCTTGTGCCtctgagaaaccccaaaaaccatgTGGCTATTGTCCCCACAGACAGGACACACTGCTCTGCAAAGACACTAGCTACtgaaaacccaaaccagtctggtGTCTCAGCTTTCTCAAGAATGCAAATAATGcagtaaattatttattctgaGGAAATTTTAAGGAGATGCTGAGCTTGTCACCCTCAGAAGCACCAATTTCAACATGTCCAGCAGCCCACAGCTTTGCCATCACAGATGTTTGCAACTTcaagcaaaaagcaaaggaTGAGCATACAGCTGTGACCCACAGGGAGACTCCAGCCTGCAGACCCCAGTGCTGCaagctctgctctctgtgggTGTCTCGAGCCAAACCTCAGAGGATGATGAGACCAACCAGGTTCAGTTTGTCCCCGTGGGGTCAGCCCCTGAGCTGACTGCCTGCCAGCAGGGACGGAATAGGAAAGGCATGCCTGCTCTGACAAACCAACTCTGTCCTTGCAATTTCCACACTGGCACATTTGGCCATGCTTTGTTACTGTATATATAACTTGAGCAGGACCTGAATCAGTCAGCCAGGTCCTGAAAGAACACACAAGCTCTGTCTTTGCAGAGGTTTCAGGCCATGCCTGGTCTGGACACAGCCCCCCATGCTGCCACTCCTCTCTGCAGCCTCACCCATCAGATGACCAGTGGTAGCCTGGGCTGCCCGGCTCTGCTGACTGTGAGAACACCTCCACTTTATCAGCCACCATGAAAGCTGAATAGAAGCCCACTCCAAACTGGCCGATGATTTTACTGCTGGCTTCAGCttggctctgcagagcttctAGGAAAGCCTGCAGGAACAAAGGAGACACAAACCAGCACACAGTGACTTCAGGTATTGCTGGAGGTTGTGATCAATCCCCAGCTGGGCTCCTCAGGCAATGCAGCCTGGCAGGCCAGCACCCTCAGCCCATGCTCCTGCACCAGTGCTCTGAGGAAGGTTCCCAAGGAAAAGGGTTTCTCCACAGGGACTGCACCTCTGCAAAAGGGAAGCACTGCTTAGAGcagtaaaaggaaaacaagcaagaG contains:
- the TRAP1 gene encoding heat shock protein 75 kDa, mitochondrial, translating into MAAARGGRCLLAALRRSGAAPRPRPPAAKGAACLQRQILQRWSLQHNVPASSIPAVRMYSTQTAESKEEEPLHTIISNTENVKGAASKHEFQAETKKLLDIVARSLYSEKEVFIRELISNGSDALEKLRHRLMTEGKALPELEIHLQTDSGKGTITIQDTGIGMTQEELVSNLGTIARSGSKAFLEALQSQAEASSKIIGQFGVGFYSAFMVADKVEVFSQSAEPGSPGYHWSSDGSGMFEIAEASGVRAGTKIIIHLKEDCKEFANEDRVKEVVTKYSNFISFPLYLNGRRINTLQALWMLDPKDIGEWQHEEFYRFIAQAYDKPRYVLHYKTDAPLNIRSIFYVPEQKPSMFDISREMGSSVALYSRKILIQTKAADILPKWLRFIRGVVDSEDIPLNLSRELLQESALIRKLRDVLQKRLIKFFIDQSKKDPEKYAKFFEEYGVFMREGIVTIAEQDVKEDIAKLLRYESSALPAGQLTSLTDYSSRMKAGSRNIYYLCAPNRHLAEHSPYFEAMKKKDMEVLFCYEQFDELTLLHLREFDKKKLISVETDIVVDHYKEEKFEESRPAGERLTEKEAEDLMAWMRNALGSRVTGVKVTTRLDTHPAMITVLEMGAARHFLRMQQLAKTQEERAQLLQPTLEINTGHALIKKLSELKDSQPDLAQMLLDQIYENAMIAAGLNEDPRPMVNRLNELLTRILEKN